A region of Bifidobacterium adolescentis ATCC 15703 DNA encodes the following proteins:
- a CDS encoding ABC transporter permease: MPHITLAKLPLANLRRKPFRTSALVIVVVMLTVAFYGGALLSMNLNNGLNSMRERMGADLMVTPQNTKNQAEALLTGNSSSTFYFTNDIGGQIAKADGVGESTVQTYISSLAAACCDEKVQIIGFNPDTDFVITPWVASQFDGTLRRGQIIAGASINVSDNNTVKLYGHEFPVAAQLADTGTSLDNSVFVNMDTVPDVVSYSAQVGHAAIPEEYAGKAVSAVLVKVKDGYSAQQVASNIAKATGIESLGYVYPGGITATTKTNLKVIIRYVAVFITVFWTMGLVVMLAVFSSAMNERKREFAAYRILGADRATLVGIIVKESATIGAIGGVIGVTCTSLVVFPFSGLIAKELQLPYLQIGVGKVAVLIVVALLFAVLTGLVASLATTVRLSAPQAYLTLREGE; this comes from the coding sequence GTGCCGCATATCACCCTTGCGAAACTACCGCTGGCCAATCTGCGTCGCAAACCATTCCGCACTTCGGCGCTTGTCATTGTGGTCGTCATGCTCACTGTGGCGTTCTATGGAGGCGCGCTGCTTTCCATGAACCTGAACAACGGGTTGAACAGCATGCGGGAACGTATGGGCGCCGATCTGATGGTCACGCCGCAGAACACGAAAAACCAGGCTGAGGCGTTGCTCACGGGAAACTCTTCGAGCACGTTCTACTTCACCAATGACATTGGAGGCCAAATCGCCAAAGCGGACGGTGTGGGCGAAAGCACGGTGCAGACGTACATCTCCTCGCTTGCGGCAGCCTGCTGCGACGAAAAGGTGCAGATCATCGGCTTCAACCCCGACACCGACTTCGTCATCACTCCTTGGGTGGCTTCGCAATTCGACGGCACACTCCGTCGCGGCCAAATCATAGCAGGCGCCAGCATCAACGTGTCGGACAACAATACGGTCAAACTGTACGGTCATGAATTCCCCGTGGCCGCGCAACTGGCCGATACCGGAACGTCACTGGACAATTCCGTATTCGTGAACATGGACACGGTGCCGGATGTCGTTTCCTATTCCGCGCAGGTCGGACATGCCGCGATTCCTGAAGAATACGCCGGCAAAGCGGTATCCGCCGTGCTCGTCAAAGTCAAGGACGGATATTCCGCACAACAGGTCGCCTCGAATATCGCAAAAGCCACGGGGATCGAAAGTTTGGGATATGTGTATCCGGGCGGCATCACGGCTACGACGAAAACGAATCTCAAGGTGATCATCCGCTATGTGGCGGTGTTCATCACGGTGTTCTGGACTATGGGATTGGTCGTGATGTTGGCGGTGTTTTCGTCGGCTATGAACGAACGCAAGCGTGAATTCGCCGCGTACCGTATTCTCGGCGCCGATCGTGCGACCCTGGTGGGCATTATCGTCAAGGAATCGGCAACCATCGGAGCTATTGGAGGTGTGATCGGTGTGACCTGTACCTCGTTGGTCGTGTTTCCGTTCAGTGGTCTGATCGCTAAGGAACTTCAATTGCCGTATCTGCAGATTGGCGTCGGTAAAGTGGCGGTACTGATAGTCGTCGCTCTCCTGTTCGCCGTGCTTACGGGCCTGGTCGCATCCCTCGCCACAACGGTGCGTCTTTCCGCCCCACAGGCATACCTGACGCTGAGGGAGGGGGAGTGA
- a CDS encoding ABC transporter ATP-binding protein, which translates to MPEQSILEVRGLTREFVRRGKPFPAVDDVNLTLDPGEFMAIVGRSGNGKSTLLNLVTGLLKPTSGSILLAGNEVTTLNDKQMSILRNRTIGFVTQIQTLLPNLTAIDNVVLPAVLHRNPSRYETEIDERTNDAQSQEQTASSVVVDGLPDVIQPASTQMASSSQPDHLTQRAQHLLDQLLVGELATCYPKELSGGEMRRVSIARALMNKPKLLIADEPTGDLDAESAAIVMRLLRQVADDGTSVLMVTHDPDTLAYVDHTYRMDRGVLTRA; encoded by the coding sequence ATGCCGGAACAGTCCATATTGGAGGTTCGTGGCCTTACCCGTGAATTCGTACGCCGAGGCAAACCTTTCCCCGCGGTGGATGATGTGAATCTCACGCTCGATCCAGGCGAATTCATGGCGATCGTCGGCCGATCCGGAAACGGCAAAAGCACTTTGCTCAATCTCGTCACGGGATTGCTGAAACCTACATCCGGTTCGATTCTGCTGGCCGGTAACGAGGTGACCACGTTAAACGACAAACAGATGTCGATTTTGCGCAACCGCACCATCGGCTTCGTCACGCAGATCCAGACACTATTGCCGAACCTCACCGCAATCGACAATGTGGTCCTTCCCGCAGTGCTGCATCGCAACCCGTCTCGGTATGAAACCGAAATCGATGAACGGACGAATGACGCACAATCACAGGAACAGACGGCGTCTTCCGTCGTGGTCGATGGCCTTCCCGACGTCATCCAACCAGCTTCGACGCAGATGGCTTCTTCATCTCAGCCCGACCATTTGACGCAACGCGCGCAACATCTGTTGGATCAACTGCTTGTAGGCGAGCTTGCGACATGCTATCCGAAGGAGCTCTCTGGCGGCGAGATGCGCCGCGTCTCCATCGCCCGAGCGTTGATGAACAAGCCGAAACTGCTGATCGCCGATGAACCGACAGGAGATCTGGATGCCGAAAGCGCCGCAATCGTCATGCGGCTGCTGCGGCAAGTAGCGGATGACGGTACCTCGGTGCTTATGGTTACCCATGATCCGGACACGCTTGCTTATGTGGACCATACCTATCGTATGGATAGGGGAGTGCTTACTCGGGCCTGA
- the rpsD gene encoding 30S ribosomal protein S4: protein MTNVQRSRRQVRLSRALGIALTPKAQRIFEKRPYAPGEHGRTRRRTESDYAVRLREKQRLRAQYGISEKQLRAAYEKGTHTAGQTGNAMLTDLETRLDALVLRAGFARTTAQARQFVVHRHILVDGNIVDRPSYRVKPGQTIQVKAKSQTMVPFQAAAEGVHRDVLPAVPGYLDVNLPSLKATLTRKPEAEEIPVQVNIQYVVEFYAR, encoded by the coding sequence ATGACGAACGTTCAGCGTTCCCGCCGTCAGGTGCGTCTTTCCCGCGCCCTCGGCATCGCTCTGACCCCTAAGGCTCAGCGCATCTTCGAAAAGCGTCCGTATGCTCCTGGCGAGCACGGCCGCACCCGTCGCCGCACTGAATCCGATTACGCAGTGCGTCTGCGCGAGAAGCAGCGTCTTCGCGCCCAGTACGGCATCTCCGAGAAGCAGCTCCGCGCCGCTTACGAGAAGGGCACCCACACCGCCGGCCAGACCGGCAACGCCATGCTGACCGATCTTGAGACCCGTCTCGACGCTCTGGTCCTGCGTGCAGGCTTCGCCCGCACCACCGCCCAGGCTCGCCAGTTCGTGGTCCATCGCCACATCCTCGTCGATGGCAACATCGTCGATCGTCCGTCCTACCGCGTCAAGCCGGGCCAGACCATCCAGGTCAAGGCCAAGAGCCAGACCATGGTTCCGTTCCAGGCCGCTGCCGAAGGTGTGCACCGCGATGTGCTGCCGGCGGTTCCGGGCTACCTGGACGTCAACCTGCCTTCCCTGAAGGCCACCCTGACCCGCAAGCCTGAAGCCGAGGAGATCCCGGTGCAGGTCAACATCCAGTACGTGGTCGAATTCTACGCCCGCTGA
- a CDS encoding histidine phosphatase family protein, with protein sequence MLLHLHLVRHGQTFFNRYNRLQGWSNSPLTDAGLADADKAAAKLRDIEFAAAYCSDTTRAQVTAQRILDANEAAGHVRPSLVSDMHFREQFYGYFEGQDMSVAWTAAGGPHGAKNYNDIVRKYGLAATRDFLKEADPFHDAESDNEYWHRVEDGFALIADNPRLKNGDHVLQISHGNTLLSLMHRFAPEGYDLSERPANGSVTCLDFDTNEPMDRAVSVVSYNQ encoded by the coding sequence ATGTTGCTTCATCTTCATCTGGTCCGTCACGGACAGACGTTTTTCAACCGATATAACAGACTCCAGGGATGGTCGAATTCCCCGTTGACCGATGCGGGACTTGCCGATGCGGACAAGGCCGCTGCCAAACTCCGGGACATTGAGTTCGCCGCGGCATACTGCTCCGACACCACACGCGCCCAGGTGACGGCACAACGGATCCTCGATGCGAACGAAGCCGCAGGACACGTTCGTCCGTCACTGGTCAGCGACATGCATTTCCGTGAGCAGTTCTACGGTTATTTCGAGGGACAGGACATGTCCGTCGCATGGACCGCTGCCGGTGGTCCCCATGGTGCGAAGAACTACAACGACATCGTCCGCAAATACGGGCTTGCCGCCACCCGCGACTTTCTCAAAGAAGCCGATCCGTTCCATGACGCCGAATCCGATAACGAGTATTGGCATCGTGTGGAGGACGGCTTCGCTTTGATTGCGGACAACCCTCGGCTTAAGAACGGCGACCACGTGCTGCAGATCTCCCACGGCAATACATTGTTGAGCCTTATGCACCGATTCGCCCCGGAAGGATACGATTTGAGCGAACGTCCGGCCAACGGTTCGGTGACCTGCCTTGATTTTGACACGAACGAACCCATGGACCGCGCGGTGAGTGTGGTCTCGTACAACCAGTGA
- a CDS encoding DUF948 domain-containing protein has translation MGVGEIAGLIAAIAFAVLAGFMIYPLIRLGKLFDQIAQTVKDTGDHAIPALDEGVTTVQQVNKSLEDVNKISAAASTTANNVGALTDLYGSFLGKPVIKVASATYALKSTVQSFLAKRDVNHAAGNKGE, from the coding sequence ATGGGTGTTGGAGAGATCGCCGGTCTGATTGCGGCAATTGCATTCGCGGTGCTTGCCGGTTTCATGATCTACCCGCTGATCCGTCTCGGCAAATTGTTCGACCAGATCGCGCAGACCGTCAAAGACACCGGAGACCATGCGATTCCGGCGCTTGACGAGGGCGTGACCACGGTGCAGCAGGTGAACAAGTCCCTGGAGGATGTCAACAAGATCTCCGCCGCGGCGTCCACCACGGCCAATAATGTCGGCGCGCTGACTGATCTATATGGATCGTTCTTGGGCAAGCCCGTCATCAAGGTTGCGTCCGCCACCTATGCGTTGAAGTCCACTGTGCAGTCTTTCTTGGCTAAGAGAGACGTCAATCACGCGGCAGGCAATAAGGGGGAGTGA
- the alaS gene encoding alanine--tRNA ligase: MRTSEIAKRFLDYFEQHDHLVVPSASLISPNPTTLFTIAGMVPFIPYLMGEQTPPKHRMASNQKCVRTLDIDEVGKTTRHGTFFQMLGNFSFGDYFKEEAIHYAYELLTTPQDKGGYGFDPEKLWMTTFTDDEEARSMWKNEGVDPEHIQIMGMEDNFWTTGGPGPGGPCSEIYVDRGPKYGVEGGPIADENRYIEIWDLVFENYEVDNVKSKTDLHIVGELENKNIDTGAGLERLAYLMQGKQNIYETDEVFPVIEAAQKLSGRTYGDDEAMDVRFRIVADHVRSALMIMSDGVRPSNNGRGYVLRRLLRRTVKAMRELGVTEPVMPTLLPTSKAAMEPSYPELNDTFHDVSEAAYGEEDAFRRTLESGTEIFDMAVTKAKQGGSDLVSGEDAFKLHDTYGFPIEITLEMAADQGVKVDEAKFRELMAEQKSRARADALKKRHNVDLSVYDDFKKTLLQPIDFLGYTDMSARAKVLGIMQEGKGSVPAVTGPANIEVILDRTPFYAQAGGQLADQGEILSDDGAVLEVDDVQKPIKDLIVHQCRLTEGTLVVGAEVNANIDLERRGAIARSHTATHMVHKALREELGPQATQRGSEDAPNRLRFDFQWSSAPSKDAMNAVEARVNEKLRENLAVTTQEMKFDDAIALGAMHLFGEKYGDIVRVVSIGEDGWSRELCGGTHIDHVGKIGAINIMSEASIGSGVRRVDAVVGQGAYEFNAREHALVSQLSDMVNARPDELAERVNMLLAKLKESDRRLAAMYESQLAASVPTLVAEAKASSAPVKVAKKNVGHFGSFDALRKTVLDVRGQLGEDAPVVVALAGMNEDGKPMVAVATNEAARKQGIKAGDLVRGASKVLGGGGGGKPDFAQGGGADATKIDEALEALAGQALKG; this comes from the coding sequence ATGCGCACTTCTGAAATCGCGAAGCGCTTTCTTGACTATTTCGAACAGCACGATCATCTTGTCGTTCCTTCGGCATCGTTGATTTCTCCGAACCCGACCACTCTGTTCACCATCGCTGGCATGGTCCCGTTCATCCCGTACCTCATGGGTGAGCAGACCCCGCCGAAGCACCGCATGGCTTCCAACCAGAAGTGCGTGCGTACTCTGGACATCGACGAGGTCGGCAAGACCACCCGTCACGGCACGTTCTTCCAGATGCTTGGCAACTTCTCCTTCGGTGATTACTTCAAGGAGGAGGCCATCCACTATGCGTATGAGCTGCTGACCACCCCGCAGGACAAGGGCGGCTACGGCTTCGATCCGGAGAAACTGTGGATGACCACTTTCACCGACGACGAGGAAGCCCGCTCGATGTGGAAGAACGAAGGCGTCGATCCTGAACATATCCAGATCATGGGTATGGAAGATAACTTCTGGACCACCGGTGGCCCTGGCCCTGGCGGTCCGTGCTCCGAAATCTATGTAGACCGTGGTCCAAAGTACGGTGTCGAAGGCGGCCCGATCGCCGACGAGAACCGTTACATTGAGATTTGGGATCTCGTGTTCGAAAACTACGAGGTCGACAACGTCAAGTCCAAGACCGACCTGCATATCGTCGGCGAGCTTGAGAACAAGAACATCGATACCGGCGCCGGTCTGGAACGTCTCGCCTATCTGATGCAAGGCAAGCAGAACATCTATGAGACCGACGAGGTCTTCCCGGTCATCGAAGCCGCGCAGAAGCTTTCCGGCCGCACCTACGGCGATGACGAGGCCATGGACGTGCGTTTCCGTATCGTGGCCGACCACGTGCGTTCCGCGCTGATGATCATGTCCGACGGCGTCCGTCCGTCCAACAACGGCCGTGGCTATGTGCTGCGCCGCCTGCTGCGTCGAACCGTCAAGGCCATGCGCGAGCTCGGCGTGACAGAGCCGGTCATGCCGACCTTGCTGCCGACCTCCAAGGCCGCGATGGAACCGAGCTATCCGGAGCTTAACGACACCTTCCACGACGTGTCCGAAGCCGCCTACGGTGAGGAGGACGCGTTCCGCCGCACGCTCGAATCCGGCACCGAGATCTTCGACATGGCCGTGACGAAGGCCAAGCAGGGCGGCTCGGACCTCGTGTCCGGCGAGGATGCCTTCAAGCTGCACGACACTTACGGCTTCCCGATTGAAATCACGCTCGAAATGGCCGCCGACCAGGGCGTGAAGGTGGATGAAGCCAAGTTCCGCGAGCTGATGGCCGAACAGAAGAGCCGTGCCCGTGCGGACGCGCTGAAGAAGCGCCACAACGTGGATTTGTCCGTCTATGACGACTTCAAGAAGACCCTGCTCCAGCCGATCGACTTCCTTGGCTACACCGACATGTCCGCACGTGCCAAGGTTCTGGGCATCATGCAGGAGGGCAAGGGTTCCGTTCCCGCCGTCACCGGCCCGGCCAACATCGAGGTCATCCTCGACCGCACGCCGTTCTACGCGCAGGCCGGAGGCCAGCTCGCCGATCAGGGCGAGATTCTGTCCGACGATGGCGCGGTGCTTGAGGTCGACGACGTGCAGAAGCCGATCAAGGACCTTATCGTCCACCAGTGCCGTCTGACCGAAGGCACGCTGGTTGTGGGCGCCGAAGTCAACGCGAACATCGATCTCGAGCGCCGTGGAGCCATTGCACGTTCCCACACCGCCACCCACATGGTGCACAAGGCGCTGCGTGAGGAACTTGGTCCGCAGGCCACCCAGCGTGGCTCCGAAGACGCTCCGAACCGTCTGCGCTTCGATTTCCAATGGTCCAGCGCCCCCAGCAAGGACGCCATGAACGCCGTCGAAGCCCGCGTCAACGAGAAGCTTCGTGAGAACCTTGCCGTCACCACTCAGGAAATGAAGTTCGATGACGCCATCGCTCTTGGCGCCATGCATCTGTTCGGCGAGAAGTACGGCGACATCGTGCGTGTGGTGTCCATCGGCGAGGACGGCTGGAGCCGCGAGCTCTGCGGTGGCACCCATATCGACCACGTCGGCAAGATCGGCGCCATCAACATCATGTCCGAGGCGTCTATCGGTTCCGGCGTGCGCCGCGTGGACGCGGTCGTCGGCCAGGGCGCGTATGAGTTCAACGCCCGCGAGCACGCGCTGGTTTCCCAGCTTTCCGACATGGTCAACGCCCGTCCCGACGAACTCGCCGAGCGTGTGAACATGCTGCTTGCCAAGCTCAAGGAATCCGACCGTCGTCTTGCCGCAATGTACGAGTCCCAGCTTGCGGCCTCTGTGCCGACGCTGGTGGCTGAGGCCAAAGCTTCCTCGGCTCCGGTCAAGGTCGCCAAGAAGAACGTTGGACATTTCGGCTCCTTCGACGCGCTGCGCAAGACCGTGCTCGACGTGCGCGGCCAGCTCGGCGAAGATGCTCCGGTCGTGGTGGCTCTTGCCGGCATGAACGAGGACGGCAAGCCCATGGTCGCCGTGGCAACCAACGAAGCGGCACGCAAGCAAGGCATCAAGGCTGGTGATCTGGTCCGTGGCGCTTCCAAGGTTCTTGGCGGTGGTGGCGGCGGCAAGCCGGACTTCGCACAGGGTGGCGGCGCGGACGCCACCAAGATCGACGAGGCACTTGAGGCATTGGCCGGCCAGGCTCTGAAGGGCTGA
- the ruvX gene encoding Holliday junction resolvase RuvX, producing MVWLGIDLGDARVGLALSDPELTLAHPIGNIQVYGDSFRALDEVIDVIGDESVDHVVIGLPLLLNGEEGKSAKKARRWSVNLEKRLHAAVEDESYSVTRVPTIELVDERLTTVTAHHQLFDARIGGRKHRPMVDQQSAVVILQTALDRSRE from the coding sequence ATGGTTTGGCTTGGTATCGATCTGGGTGATGCTCGGGTCGGACTTGCGTTGTCCGATCCCGAGCTCACCCTCGCACATCCCATAGGCAATATTCAAGTGTATGGGGATTCTTTCCGCGCGTTGGATGAAGTCATCGACGTCATTGGGGACGAGTCGGTGGACCATGTGGTGATTGGCCTGCCGTTGCTGCTGAACGGCGAAGAGGGGAAAAGCGCCAAAAAAGCGAGACGCTGGTCCGTCAATCTTGAAAAACGACTGCATGCGGCCGTGGAGGATGAATCATATTCGGTGACGCGGGTTCCCACCATTGAATTGGTGGATGAGCGTCTGACGACAGTGACCGCACATCATCAGTTGTTCGATGCGCGCATCGGCGGACGCAAGCACCGTCCGATGGTCGACCAGCAATCTGCGGTGGTGATTTTGCAGACGGCGCTCGACCGAAGCAGAGAGTAA
- the mltG gene encoding endolytic transglycosylase MltG, giving the protein MTDNLNDFFSDNAQWVDDTSAGSSFDAALPPQPPKSRRDMRKRREQQRRRRYVTIIAAAVVVILVVVGGFFGVRMVKHLRQMNANGSQIQIEDYTGSGDKDTTFTVETGQGAAEIARNLVKADIVKSESAFTSAVAAAGATLYPGSYALKTHMKAADVVKILSDQSKAGGFAEVKAGERVSDVIANAAKMSGKDVSEFQAVIDGGGAGILPDEAGGKFEGWLEPGSYSVQDKSAKDILKEMVTARVSKLDTLGVPDGSERERIMNIASIAESEACNPDDYGKVARVILNRIDQDMPLGMDSTVAYGFNTTGSKLTDEQLEDGSNPYNTRVNKGLPPTPISNPGDSAIQAAMNPPEGKWLYFVTTNLKTGETKFVETEDEFWKIRDEYKSNNANAN; this is encoded by the coding sequence TTGACCGATAATCTGAACGATTTTTTCTCCGATAACGCGCAGTGGGTCGATGATACGTCAGCGGGCTCGTCATTCGATGCCGCGTTGCCGCCGCAACCGCCGAAATCGCGACGCGACATGCGTAAACGACGTGAGCAACAACGTCGTCGTCGCTATGTCACAATCATCGCGGCTGCCGTCGTTGTCATTCTTGTCGTCGTCGGCGGCTTTTTCGGCGTGCGCATGGTTAAACATCTCAGGCAGATGAACGCCAACGGCTCGCAAATCCAGATTGAGGATTACACCGGTTCGGGAGACAAAGACACGACGTTCACCGTGGAAACCGGACAAGGCGCAGCCGAAATCGCACGAAATCTGGTCAAGGCGGACATCGTCAAATCCGAATCGGCGTTCACCTCCGCAGTCGCGGCCGCCGGCGCGACGCTTTACCCGGGTTCGTACGCGTTGAAGACGCATATGAAGGCGGCCGATGTCGTCAAGATCCTGTCCGACCAAAGCAAGGCCGGCGGTTTCGCCGAAGTCAAGGCCGGCGAACGGGTGTCCGATGTCATCGCCAACGCGGCCAAGATGTCAGGCAAGGACGTGTCCGAATTCCAAGCGGTCATCGACGGTGGCGGCGCGGGCATTCTGCCAGATGAAGCGGGTGGCAAATTCGAAGGATGGCTTGAGCCCGGATCCTACAGCGTCCAGGACAAGTCCGCCAAGGACATCCTCAAGGAAATGGTCACGGCACGCGTCAGCAAACTGGACACATTGGGCGTGCCAGATGGAAGCGAACGCGAACGTATCATGAACATCGCGTCCATCGCCGAATCCGAGGCATGCAATCCTGACGATTACGGTAAGGTGGCGAGGGTCATCCTGAACAGAATCGACCAGGACATGCCGTTGGGCATGGACAGCACCGTTGCCTACGGGTTCAACACCACAGGCAGCAAGCTGACAGACGAGCAGCTTGAGGATGGAAGCAACCCGTACAACACTCGCGTGAACAAAGGACTTCCTCCGACGCCGATCAGCAATCCCGGCGATTCCGCTATCCAAGCCGCGATGAATCCTCCGGAAGGCAAATGGCTGTACTTCGTCACCACCAACCTCAAGACCGGCGAGACGAAGTTCGTGGAAACCGAAGACGAATTCTGGAAGATTCGCGACGAATACAAAAGCAACAACGCGAATGCCAACTGA
- a CDS encoding prepilin peptidase, with protein sequence MWYMICLPSLLCGMAVSVEDIRARRIPRMWIAVGCLAQVIVDITYALSVNSLFLALQALLFAALSAVLQCALALIKPGALGFGDVTTTLLIGLAVGMFGLFPVMFWWFAISVLGLLWLAIWTRFDPQKHTRFAGKTPFAPTIVVAGAISIAMHALC encoded by the coding sequence ATGTGGTACATGATTTGCCTGCCGAGTCTGCTCTGTGGAATGGCCGTCAGCGTTGAGGATATCCGGGCACGACGCATTCCACGCATGTGGATCGCCGTAGGGTGTTTGGCGCAGGTCATTGTGGACATCACGTATGCGTTGTCCGTTAATTCACTGTTTCTGGCATTGCAGGCTCTGTTGTTCGCCGCGTTATCCGCCGTGCTGCAATGTGCGCTTGCGCTCATCAAGCCAGGGGCTTTGGGATTCGGCGACGTCACCACGACGTTGCTTATCGGCTTGGCCGTAGGCATGTTCGGCCTGTTTCCAGTGATGTTCTGGTGGTTTGCGATTAGTGTGCTGGGGCTGCTGTGGCTTGCGATTTGGACACGGTTCGACCCGCAGAAGCATACGCGATTCGCCGGTAAGACGCCGTTCGCCCCGACCATTGTCGTGGCCGGGGCGATAAGCATCGCGATGCACGCGTTGTGTTAA
- the aroC gene encoding chorismate synthase has protein sequence MLRWQTAGESHGEALVAMIEGLPAGIHVTTEDIVGALARRRLGYGRGARMKFEQDKVRMLTGVRFGETIGSPVAIEIANTEWPKWTEVMSADPLDHDIPREGRNAPLSRPRPGHADLTGMRKYGFDDARPVLERSSARETASRVALGEVAKQFLEQTLGIRTVSHVLSIGGAGITDPQNAVLPKPEDLEALDASPVRTLDKTAEQQMIARIDEAKENADTLGGVIEVVVYGVPAGIGTYVESDRRLDAALASAVMGVQAIKGVEIGDGFLEAMRPGSQAHDEMAVGDDGRITRLSNRAGGIEGGMSNGQPIVVRAAMKPIPSIPKALRTVDVTTGEAAQAINQRSDNTAVPAAAVVAEAMVRLTIAQYVLEKFGGDSVAETKRNAESYVASWPEHMR, from the coding sequence ATGTTGCGCTGGCAGACAGCAGGTGAATCGCACGGCGAAGCGCTTGTCGCCATGATCGAGGGGCTGCCTGCGGGCATCCACGTCACTACTGAGGATATCGTCGGCGCATTGGCACGCCGACGTCTCGGATATGGCCGTGGTGCGCGCATGAAATTCGAACAGGACAAGGTCCGCATGCTCACCGGTGTGCGTTTCGGCGAGACCATCGGCTCTCCCGTCGCCATCGAGATCGCCAATACCGAATGGCCGAAATGGACCGAGGTGATGAGCGCCGATCCGCTTGACCATGACATTCCGCGCGAAGGCCGCAACGCGCCGCTATCCCGTCCCCGTCCGGGGCATGCCGATCTGACTGGCATGCGCAAGTACGGTTTCGACGACGCCCGTCCAGTGCTGGAACGTTCCAGCGCACGTGAGACCGCGTCGCGTGTGGCCTTAGGCGAGGTCGCCAAGCAGTTCCTTGAGCAGACGTTGGGCATACGTACCGTCTCTCATGTGCTGTCAATCGGTGGTGCTGGCATCACCGACCCGCAGAATGCGGTGCTGCCGAAGCCTGAGGACCTCGAAGCATTGGACGCTTCGCCGGTGCGCACATTGGATAAGACGGCCGAACAGCAGATGATCGCACGCATCGACGAGGCCAAGGAGAACGCCGATACCTTAGGCGGCGTGATCGAGGTCGTGGTATACGGCGTTCCGGCTGGAATCGGCACGTACGTTGAATCGGACCGCAGGCTGGACGCGGCATTGGCCAGTGCCGTCATGGGCGTCCAGGCCATCAAGGGCGTGGAGATCGGGGACGGTTTCCTTGAGGCGATGCGTCCTGGCTCCCAGGCGCACGACGAAATGGCGGTTGGCGACGATGGCCGCATCACACGTCTGAGCAATCGTGCGGGCGGAATCGAAGGCGGCATGTCCAACGGCCAGCCGATTGTGGTGCGTGCCGCGATGAAGCCGATTCCATCCATTCCAAAGGCGCTTCGCACCGTCGACGTCACCACCGGCGAGGCGGCCCAGGCCATCAACCAGCGTTCCGACAACACCGCCGTTCCCGCGGCGGCCGTCGTGGCCGAGGCGATGGTGCGCCTCACCATCGCGCAATACGTGCTGGAGAAGTTCGGCGGCGACAGTGTGGCCGAAACCAAGCGCAACGCCGAATCCTATGTGGCGTCCTGGCCGGAGCACATGAGGTGA